CGGAAAGGCTATCTGCTTCGATTCTCAACAAGAGGCAATTGATGGAATAATAGGTGGTAAGGTAAAACCGGGACACGTTGTAGTTATAAGATATGAGGGGCCAAAAGGGGGTCCCGGAATGCAAGAGATGTTGGCGCCTACTAGTTTAATTGCGGGTATGGGACTTGGAGATAAAGTTGCTCTCATAACCGACGGAAGATTTAGCGGCGCTACAAGAGGAGCAAGTATCGGCCACGTCTCTCCAGAAGCTGCCGAAGGCGGAGTTATAGGACTTTTACAAGATGGAGACGAGATATATATAAATGTAGATACATATACCCTAGAAGTGAAAATAGACGATAAAGAGATTGAAAGAAGAAGAGCAGCTTTCAAACCGAAAATCAAAGATATAAAAGGAAGATGGCTAAGACAATATAGGGCTTTGGTTACGAATGCTGCAAACGGCGCGGTACTTAAAGATGAGTGTTAAAGGTATCGTTACTTACAGAAGTGCGGGAAGCAGTAAAATAACGCTTCTTGACACTTTTGAAATTTTTAATGGAATTTTAAGAAAAAAGGTAAAAAAACTTAAACTCTATGCAGGAGATTTTGTAGAGGGAGAGGTTGTAGATAACAATTTTGTTATTGAAAAGATTCAACAAAGAAAAAACCTTCTAAATCGTCCTCCCGTAGCAAACGTAGATAATGTTTTAGTTGTAAATGCTATAAAAAATCCAGATTTTGATAATTTCTTGCTAGATAACTTTTTAGCTGTTTACGAGTTTAAAGGATTAGAGCCCGTAATCATCTTCAATAAAACGGATCTTTTAAAAGATGATGAAAAAGAGCTACTACAAAAGTGGATGAACGTCTATAAAGAGGCCGGATATGAGACTATAGCTATAAGTGCTATAGAAGATGAAGGGGTTGAGAATTTAAAAGATTTTATAAAAGGAGATATCTCTATCTTAGCTGGCCCAAGCGGCGTAGGAAAAAGTTCTATACTATCAAGACTTCTTAATATCCCTATAAAAATCGGCGAAGTTAGCGAAAAGCTAAAAAGAGGAAGACATACCACTACGGCGGTTACGCTTTATAGGTTTAATGAAAACTCGTTTATTGCCGATACTCCAGGATTTAGTAGGGTTGAAGCTACCTATTTTATGGATAAAAAAGAGGTTAGACTCTATTTTAGAGAGTTTTTGAGATACTCTTGCAAATTTCCAGATTGTACTCATACTAACGAACCTGATTGTGAAGTAAAAAAAAAGGCGGTTAAAAGAGGCGAAATATCTTGTGATAGATTTAAAAGCTATTTAAAAATAATGAATTATTATTGGGAAGAATTAGAAAAAATTTGTTAATTTATAACTAATTTTTTTTATGTCTAGACATAAGTTCTCCGATCAATTTTGTATCGTTTGAACTTTCAAAAGCCAATTTTAACGTCATTGTTAACGGTACGGCCAAAAAAGTGCCTATTATTCCAAATATCCAACCCCAAAACAAAAGGGAGAAGAAAATTATTGCTGGAGATAGATCCAAACCTTCTCCCATAATTTTAGGTTCTAATATATTTGAAATGGAAATATTTATAACAAGGTATAATAAACCTACATAAAAAGTTATCCATAAATCTTGAGTAACGAGGGCGATGGAAATACCGGGAATTGAGGCTATTATAGAGCCTATTACAGGAATAAAGTTGAACAAAAAAGCTAAAAATCCAAATAAAAAAGCAAAGTCTACTCCAAAAAAATAAAGCATCAATCCTATAAATAGGCCCGTAAGAAAACTTGTAAATGTTTTGATTAAAAAATATTTTTGAGTGTTGTTATAGAAATTTTTTAAATTGATTTTATTGTTAACTATTTTGGAAATTCTTCTACCGAAACTCTTTGACTCAAAAAGTAAAAAACTTACCCCTATAATTATTATAAGGATACTCGTAGCGATAGAACCTATTTTTTTAAAGGATTGATTGATAATAGTAAATATATCTATATTTTCTAAACTGATATTTAAGTTGTATTTATTAATAATTTGTTGGACTATAAGTTTATATTCGTTAAATTTTTCTTGATATTCGGGTAGATTAGATAAAAAACCTTTTATTGAATTATCTATTAATATATAAATAGTAGTAAAAATTAGTATAAGTATGGTTATTGTAATAAAATAAGCTATAAACGCTGGAAGCCCTTTTTTATCTATATAAGTGAAAATCGGTACTAATATAATTGTTAAAAAAGCCGAAAAAATAATATAAACTAATATAGGAGATATAAATTTTAAACCAAATATTATAATAAAAATTGCGGCGGCTTTATAAACATTCAATTTTGCTTCCTATTTATCGATATAAAAATGTTTTTTAAATATTAGTTTTTATTTTCAATAATCTTTTTTAAACTAATAATCTCTTGTTTTATATTTTCAATTTCAGATAACAATTTTAGATCTTTTTCGTGAATTTCATTAGTTATAATTTCAGTATCTTTTTTAGTTATTTCATTCATAGCGTCTACAACTATTGCTATTATTAAGTTTATCATAATAAAAGTGACTATAAATATAAAAGGTATGAAAAATATCCATGCATATGGATGTTGTTCCATTACAGGTCTTACTATACCCATAGACCAAGACTCTAATGTCATAATTTGAAAAAGAGTATACAGCGATCTTTCTAAACTTCCAAACCACTCCGGAAAAGTTTCTCCATAAAGTTGAGTAACCATTACTGATGAGACATAAAATATTATAAATAGTAATCCGGCAATTGATAGTATACTAGGTATTACACTAAATAGAGCACTTACGATTTTCCTCATTTTAGGAATAACCGTAATAATTCTTAATATTCTGAAAACTCTTAATACTCTTAAAATCTCAAATCCATTTCCGGAAGGAATTAGCGATATAAAAACAACAAAAAAATCAAAAAGACTCCATCCATCCTTAAAAAATTTTTTTTTGTAAACTATTATTCTTAGAGTTATTTCAATAGTAAAAACAGTTAATACGAAAAAATTAAAAATATAAAAAAGTTTTTCATATCTTAGATATATATTTTTATATGTTTCCAATCCTAAAGTAATACCGTTTATAATTATTAAGGCAATAATAAAATTTTGGAAATAAGAGCTTTCTACTATTCTTTTTATCACCATATCTTTAGCTCCTATAAAGAAATAGAATTTTTTGATAATATGGCAAATTAATAATATAACTCTTATAAAAGATATGAGTAGAGAGGAAAGTTAAACAAAATAAAATCTATTTAGGAATAACTTTCTCTCCGAAAGCCAAAATCTTAAAATATTTCGCCATCCACCAAATAAATAGTACAATCCACAAAGTTGCGCTTATATCGAAAAATGGGCTTATTTTGCCAAAATATGCGGTTATACTAAAGATTATCCTTCCTAGTAATACTACTTGCGTAAAATAGAAAATATATACGGTAACTTTATCGACGATGAGCATATTGCTAGAGTGTCCAAGAGTTACTCTTGTTCCAAAACCGATAAGGATAGTCGTTAAAAATCCCAAAACCAAAATGTGTAAAGAGAGTTTAAAGCTATAAAGTCCAAACCAAGTTTCAAAAAACTCTATTATACCGCCTAAAAAGAGACCAAGCGGCAACCAGAAAAGTGCGATATGCAGTATCCACAAAAGTGGTTCTCTGTTTGGAAAAGGAAATTTTATATTTTTTAGCTCTATAGTTAACAAAAGAGCGGCTATAAGATCTACCAAAAAAACCGCTTTTGGATAGATTCCGGTTAAAAAAGAGTGTAGCAAAAAGAGGGCGAAAATCTGGATATGAAGTTTTTCATTCTTTTTCCAGTTCATTACGTGAGAGAAAAACGGAACCATCCTGAAAGCTACTACAAAAGCTAAAAATATAAGATAAAGATATATTCCAAAATTGATAGCCGTTTCGTAAAATACGTTTGTTTTACAACTACAAGGGATAAAAGAGAGTAAAAAGAGTAGATTTGATATAGCCCCCACCCCCAAAGATACTATAAGCCAGTATTGGTCTTTTTTAGGTAGCCTACACTCTTTGTATATCTCGTAAAATATCTTTATGGTATATCCAAAGCTTATAGCCATCAAAAGAGCCGTAACATAAAAGGCGAAATTTAGCCAGATAGAGACTAAAAACGTCAAAGAGGCAAAAAAGTTAAATAAAAATACAACCAGATATTTTCTAGGATGGATCGGCATTGTTCCTGAAAATCTAGGAAAGGTGGTATATAAAAAACCGTAAAAAAAGTTTGTAAAAACTAAAAAGATCATTGAGTAGCTATGTAAAAATTTAGCCTCTATTTCAAACAAGCCTTTATATGAAGGTATGAATAGCAGCATAAAAAGTATTGCATTTATAAGACCTAAAACAAAAAAAGGCTGATGTGGTTGGGAAAAGAAGTAGTCTCTTTTTGATAATTGTTGAGGTCCTGTACTAAATTGCATAATATCTCCTTAAGAATTTGAAGAGATTATAACTAAATATTATTTCTATTAAATTGATTTTAGTTAAGCAGATACTCTTTTATCAGTTCATATAGTTCATCGGCGGCTTCTACAGCACTTTTTTGTATAAAAATATCAAAATAGGTATCTATAAATCTATCATTGCTTCCAAATATAGTTACATACTCTTCACGATTAGGATTTATCAAAACGGTTTTTTTAAACTCTTTTGATAGGTCAACTATATCTATAACTTTTCCGCTAGTTCCGATAGCTACAAAGAGATCACACTCTTTTGAAAGGGTGTATAGATAGCGGTAATTTGGTGCTACTTCTCCAAACATTACTACATTGTGGCGTACATCTTTTGAGTCGCATTTGGAGCACTTTTCGTCGCTCTTTTGTGATCTATAGCCTATATAAAATATATTTTGGCACTTTTGGCATCTTAAGTGAGTCAATGTTCCATGTAGATGGATGATTTTTTTACAGCCGGCATGTTCTAATAGATCGTCAACATTTTGTGTTAGATGGTAGATCTGATTTGGAAATTCGGATTCTAACTTTGCGAAAATTTTGTGCGCTCTATTTGGCTTGTAGTTTTTAAGCTCAACCCTTCTTTCGTCATAAAATCTTTTTACATAATCTCTATCCTCTTCCCAACCTTTTAGTGAACAGACCTTTTGGATATCGTAATTTTGCCAAAGTCCCTCTTCTCCTCTAAAAACCGGAATCCCACTTTCTTGGCTGATTCCGGCGCCACTTAAGATATAAACTTTTTTCACTTTAAGATCTCTTTTAACTCCTTCTCATCCGCGGCGTACTTTATATCTTTGATTTTTTTATTGTCTAAAAATATTACGAAGATCTTATCGGTATTTTTATTGTTGTGAAATTTTTTGCTTAAATTTTCATCATATATCAAAAGTATGGTATAGTCGCTTTTTTGAAGATCTGGAAGAGCGAAAGTGTTTCTGATAATTACCGGCATTTTACTTATATCTGCTATAAATTGAGCGTTTTTAGACTCTAGATACCCTTTTGGCTCTTTTTTTAAAAAGTCGATAACTTTATGTGCCGCATCTTTTGTAAATACCGCTATGATAACTTTAGTATCATCATCTAATGTATGGGTTTTGTCAAACTGGTCCGGAAGTTTTAGATCGATTTTAGCACCTGGCTCCATTTTACCTTCTACCTCTACATAAAATTTGCTAGGATCGTAAGTATCTTTTCCTTTTAAAACTATAAAAGCTACTATAGCTACAATAAATAGTACGATAAACCCTAAAATTATCTTTTTCATGTTTTACTCCAAATTTCTTTTAATAATAGCTAAAAATATATATTTCTAAGCTTTGTTATATGAACTAGCCTTTAACTTTATAACTTCGTAAAGTTGTCTCTACAATTTAAATAACTCAACTTTCACACATAAAGCCTAACTGTTTTTAGTATGAGTTCTTAAAAAATGAATAATTTGTTCTAAATCTTTATTTCTATTGACAATTTCAGCAGCTTGAAGTAAATTTTCCAATATTATTAAAAACAACTCCATTGAAATTGTTAAAGTTTCAAGTTGACATTCCAAATCTCTAAAAAGTTCACCAAGTGTTTTAGGTTCATTATTGATACGGTTAATATAGCTTGTGAGATTATAATCTAAAAAAGATAATGTTATTCTTGCAATTAAAGCTTCAAAAACTCTATTTTCCTCTTTACTGTCAA
This Nitrosophilus labii DNA region includes the following protein-coding sequences:
- the rsgA gene encoding ribosome small subunit-dependent GTPase A, with protein sequence MSVKGIVTYRSAGSSKITLLDTFEIFNGILRKKVKKLKLYAGDFVEGEVVDNNFVIEKIQQRKNLLNRPPVANVDNVLVVNAIKNPDFDNFLLDNFLAVYEFKGLEPVIIFNKTDLLKDDEKELLQKWMNVYKEAGYETIAISAIEDEGVENLKDFIKGDISILAGPSGVGKSSILSRLLNIPIKIGEVSEKLKRGRHTTTAVTLYRFNENSFIADTPGFSRVEATYFMDKKEVRLYFREFLRYSCKFPDCTHTNEPDCEVKKKAVKRGEISCDRFKSYLKIMNYYWEELEKIC
- a CDS encoding NnrS family protein; the protein is MQFSTGPQQLSKRDYFFSQPHQPFFVLGLINAILFMLLFIPSYKGLFEIEAKFLHSYSMIFLVFTNFFYGFLYTTFPRFSGTMPIHPRKYLVVFLFNFFASLTFLVSIWLNFAFYVTALLMAISFGYTIKIFYEIYKECRLPKKDQYWLIVSLGVGAISNLLFLLSFIPCSCKTNVFYETAINFGIYLYLIFLAFVVAFRMVPFFSHVMNWKKNEKLHIQIFALFLLHSFLTGIYPKAVFLVDLIAALLLTIELKNIKFPFPNREPLLWILHIALFWLPLGLFLGGIIEFFETWFGLYSFKLSLHILVLGFLTTILIGFGTRVTLGHSSNMLIVDKVTVYIFYFTQVVLLGRIIFSITAYFGKISPFFDISATLWIVLFIWWMAKYFKILAFGEKVIPK
- a CDS encoding SIR2 family NAD-dependent protein deacylase, with the protein product MKKVYILSGAGISQESGIPVFRGEEGLWQNYDIQKVCSLKGWEEDRDYVKRFYDERRVELKNYKPNRAHKIFAKLESEFPNQIYHLTQNVDDLLEHAGCKKIIHLHGTLTHLRCQKCQNIFYIGYRSQKSDEKCSKCDSKDVRHNVVMFGEVAPNYRYLYTLSKECDLFVAIGTSGKVIDIVDLSKEFKKTVLINPNREEYVTIFGSNDRFIDTYFDIFIQKSAVEAADELYELIKEYLLN
- a CDS encoding ion transporter produces the protein MVIKRIVESSYFQNFIIALIIINGITLGLETYKNIYLRYEKLFYIFNFFVLTVFTIEITLRIIVYKKKFFKDGWSLFDFFVVFISLIPSGNGFEILRVLRVFRILRIITVIPKMRKIVSALFSVIPSILSIAGLLFIIFYVSSVMVTQLYGETFPEWFGSLERSLYTLFQIMTLESWSMGIVRPVMEQHPYAWIFFIPFIFIVTFIMINLIIAIVVDAMNEITKKDTEIITNEIHEKDLKLLSEIENIKQEIISLKKIIENKN
- a CDS encoding AI-2E family transporter, with the translated sequence MNVYKAAAIFIIIFGLKFISPILVYIIFSAFLTIILVPIFTYIDKKGLPAFIAYFITITILILIFTTIYILIDNSIKGFLSNLPEYQEKFNEYKLIVQQIINKYNLNISLENIDIFTIINQSFKKIGSIATSILIIIIGVSFLLFESKSFGRRISKIVNNKINLKNFYNNTQKYFLIKTFTSFLTGLFIGLMLYFFGVDFAFLFGFLAFLFNFIPVIGSIIASIPGISIALVTQDLWITFYVGLLYLVINISISNILEPKIMGEGLDLSPAIIFFSLLFWGWIFGIIGTFLAVPLTMTLKLAFESSNDTKLIGELMSRHKKN